A region of Stigmatella erecta DNA encodes the following proteins:
- a CDS encoding GtrA family protein, with protein MLASAYFIGGLLVFSIRCLFKGVPQDEETLKRGSTVLVGMFLRHYFFWIIQPLWAVVYRSGLPANALSMLSGLLGVSSGVAVAAGRFALGGWLFLAAGILDVMDGRIARLRKEANPAGAALDSVLDRYVDSAMLMGLAWYYRDTWVLLPVLMALLGTSLVPYVRARGEGLGINIRGGAMQRLERVLFLGAGVALSPIFEAIWFPEQKHPIHWLAVIGMVFVAVMSNVTALSRFRALVNALAPPPVTPRKRSGLSLFGFNAAAGAIATAVDFGAVLGMVEGLKFSPVAATALGCVLGGVVNYTLNRLITFRSRGAVAPQVARYTLVSATSAMLNAGGVALLTLHPQLAYTLGWWLARGAVYFAWNLPLQRDYVFNDPPEALMERPHAA; from the coding sequence ATGCTGGCGAGCGCCTACTTCATCGGCGGCCTGCTGGTGTTCTCCATCCGTTGCCTCTTCAAGGGCGTGCCCCAGGACGAGGAGACGCTCAAGCGCGGCAGCACCGTGCTGGTGGGCATGTTCCTGCGGCACTACTTCTTCTGGATCATCCAGCCTCTGTGGGCGGTGGTGTACCGCTCGGGGCTGCCGGCCAACGCGCTGTCCATGCTCTCGGGCCTGCTGGGGGTGTCCTCCGGCGTGGCGGTGGCCGCGGGGCGCTTCGCGCTGGGCGGCTGGCTGTTCCTCGCGGCCGGCATCCTGGACGTGATGGACGGGCGCATCGCCCGGCTGCGCAAGGAGGCCAACCCCGCCGGCGCCGCGCTGGACTCGGTGCTGGACCGGTACGTGGACTCGGCCATGCTCATGGGCCTGGCCTGGTACTACCGGGACACGTGGGTGCTGCTGCCCGTGCTGATGGCGCTGCTGGGCACCTCGCTCGTGCCGTACGTGCGCGCCCGTGGGGAAGGCCTGGGCATCAACATCCGCGGCGGGGCCATGCAGCGGCTGGAGCGGGTGCTCTTCCTGGGCGCCGGCGTGGCGCTCTCGCCCATCTTCGAGGCCATCTGGTTCCCGGAGCAGAAGCACCCCATCCACTGGCTGGCGGTCATCGGCATGGTGTTCGTGGCGGTGATGAGCAACGTGACGGCGCTCTCGCGCTTCCGCGCGCTCGTCAACGCGCTGGCGCCGCCGCCGGTCACCCCGCGCAAGCGCTCGGGCCTGTCCCTGTTCGGCTTCAACGCCGCGGCGGGCGCCATCGCCACGGCGGTGGACTTCGGCGCGGTGCTGGGCATGGTGGAGGGGCTGAAGTTCTCCCCCGTGGCGGCCACGGCGCTGGGCTGCGTGCTGGGCGGGGTGGTGAACTACACCCTCAACCGGCTGATTACCTTCCGGAGCCGGGGCGCGGTGGCCCCGCAGGTGGCGCGGTACACGCTGGTGAGTGCCACCAGCGCGATGTTGAACGCGGGGGGCGTGGCGCTGCTCACGCTGCACCCGCAGCTGGCGTATACCCTGGGATGGTGGCTGGCACGCGGGGCGGTGTATTTCGCGTGGAATCTCCCCCTTCAGCGGGACTACGTCTTCAATGACCCGCCGGAGGCGCTCATGGAGCGCCCGCATGCGGCATGA
- a CDS encoding protein-tyrosine phosphatase family protein produces MSVSLLRDVHHVPGVRGWVRKQVLRSVARVVEWTTKLPGQGLNISQVEDWLWVGGSVSRAQYGALAARGITAVIDLRAERSDDEAALAALGIELLRLPVVDRYPPSVAQLRQGVEWALPRVAAGGRLYAHCEHGVGRGPLMGLAVMVARGWEAHEAYRQLRKARWQSTLNDRQLEGLADFTSAWTSPPEPARARLG; encoded by the coding sequence GTGAGCGTGTCGTTGTTGAGGGACGTGCACCACGTGCCGGGGGTGCGCGGCTGGGTGCGCAAGCAGGTGCTCCGCTCGGTGGCGCGCGTGGTGGAGTGGACCACGAAGCTGCCCGGGCAGGGGCTGAACATCTCCCAGGTGGAGGACTGGCTGTGGGTGGGCGGCTCGGTGTCGCGCGCGCAGTACGGGGCGCTGGCGGCCCGGGGCATCACCGCGGTCATCGACTTGCGCGCCGAGCGCAGTGACGACGAGGCGGCGCTGGCGGCCCTCGGCATCGAGCTGTTGCGCCTGCCCGTGGTGGACCGCTACCCGCCGTCGGTGGCGCAGCTCCGGCAGGGCGTGGAGTGGGCCCTGCCCCGGGTGGCGGCCGGCGGGCGGCTCTATGCCCACTGCGAGCACGGCGTGGGCCGGGGCCCCCTCATGGGGCTGGCGGTGATGGTGGCGCGGGGCTGGGAGGCGCACGAGGCCTACCGCCAGCTGCGCAAGGCGCGCTGGCAGTCGACGCTGAACGACCGGCAGCTGGAGGGGCTCGCGGACTTCACCAGCGCGTGGACATCCCCCCCGGAGCCAGCCCGGGCCCGCCTGGGGTAG
- a CDS encoding OsmC family protein produces MNSTELRALQAPLKDKYRAEPAAAVVTLKAQGTLDSQSIACKVETGRALAAAGLHPATGGSGLELCSGDMLLEALVACAGVTLKAVSTALEIPLRQGTVRAEGDLDFRGTLGVDKTAPVGFKAIRLSFELDTDAPQEKIDQLLKLTERYCVVFQTLNHRPELSAEVRKR; encoded by the coding sequence ATGAACTCGACGGAACTCCGCGCCCTCCAGGCCCCCCTCAAGGACAAGTACCGCGCCGAACCGGCCGCGGCGGTCGTCACCCTCAAGGCGCAGGGCACGCTCGACAGCCAGTCCATCGCCTGCAAGGTGGAGACGGGCCGGGCGCTCGCGGCCGCGGGGCTGCACCCGGCCACGGGCGGCTCGGGCCTCGAGCTGTGCTCGGGAGACATGCTCCTGGAGGCGCTCGTGGCGTGCGCGGGGGTGACGCTCAAGGCCGTCTCCACCGCGCTGGAGATTCCGCTGCGCCAGGGCACGGTGCGGGCCGAGGGGGACCTCGACTTCCGGGGCACGCTGGGCGTGGACAAGACGGCGCCGGTGGGCTTCAAGGCCATCCGGCTCTCGTTCGAGCTCGACACCGACGCGCCCCAGGAGAAGATCGACCAGCTCCTGAAGCTCACCGAGCGCTACTGCGTCGTGTTCCAGACCCTGAACCACCGCCCGGAGCTCAGCGCCGAGGTCCGCAAGCGCTGA
- a CDS encoding alpha-amylase family glycosyl hydrolase: MRSSSAKFLALLCGASTALGCKSKEEPPAPPPPPADLLHVPSPDWRDQILYFVMTDRFANGNPGNDDQGAGEYGPQEEARYSGGDLAGIVSRLDYIQGLGATAVWVTPPVANQWWDPLVHYGGYHGYWARNFREVDAHLGTLEDYRSLSRALHGRGMYLVQDIVLNHMANCFRYVAYEADHVERHVQLNTGAKPACGPSQAPFDQWDPTNPAHRQAGIFHWTPSILDYQNPEQELNWQLSDLDDLNTSNPAVTAALKDSYNFWIREAGVDGFRVDTVFYVPPDLFKDFLFSKDPAHPGVLETARGLGKEGFLAFGEGFASDKPFEDTLSRKVASYMDDPVTGEALLPGMLQFPLYRTAGDVFARGHPTSELAHRLMNAREVFSRPHLMPTFLDNHDVDRFRAGGSEAALRQALVFMMTVPGIPVIYYGTEQDFTGRRSAMFQAGFESGGRDRFDTTAPLYTFIQELTALRKAHAVFRRGEPTVLRQNGVRGGVFAYKMEGEGDVAFVLFNTSDEETLLDNLETGLPEGSRLALLASVNGGTEATVGSQGRLSLKLPARAVRVFRPSGQGTPVPPASARITLNTASGGTVSQDFELSGTAVGLSSLRVVVDGALGSASEVTVGPDGTWRTLIRVASMVDPTVEHSLVAWSEAAGVLSETLTFRVSRTFAPLLTHEDPANDDTGPEGRYRYPSDLSWGSNHQGDFRRVTLLGSGTVLKLAFQMPRITTEWNPQNGFDHVAFTVFIDVPGREGLTVMPQQNSTLPAGMNWDYRLRAHGWSNALFSTDGASATSEGSPVSPAATLEVDAASGTVFFTLPGELFAGQSSLSGVKVYATTWDYDGGYRPLVPGTEQWKFGGGDGAVDPIVLDSTPVLTVP; this comes from the coding sequence ATGCGTTCCTCTTCCGCGAAGTTCCTGGCGCTGCTCTGCGGCGCTTCCACCGCCCTGGGCTGCAAGTCCAAGGAGGAGCCGCCCGCGCCTCCGCCCCCTCCCGCGGACCTGCTGCACGTCCCCTCGCCGGACTGGCGGGATCAGATCCTCTACTTCGTCATGACGGACCGGTTCGCCAACGGCAACCCGGGCAACGACGACCAGGGCGCGGGCGAGTACGGGCCCCAGGAGGAGGCCCGCTACAGCGGCGGCGACCTGGCGGGGATTGTCTCCCGGCTCGACTACATCCAGGGGCTGGGCGCCACCGCCGTGTGGGTGACGCCGCCCGTGGCCAACCAGTGGTGGGATCCGCTCGTCCACTACGGCGGCTACCACGGCTACTGGGCCCGGAACTTCAGGGAGGTGGATGCCCACCTGGGTACCCTGGAGGACTACCGGAGCCTGTCCCGCGCGCTCCACGGGCGCGGCATGTACCTGGTGCAGGACATCGTGCTCAACCACATGGCCAACTGCTTCCGCTACGTGGCGTACGAGGCAGACCACGTGGAGCGGCACGTTCAGCTCAACACCGGGGCGAAGCCCGCGTGTGGCCCCTCGCAGGCGCCCTTCGACCAGTGGGACCCGACGAACCCCGCGCACCGGCAGGCGGGCATCTTCCACTGGACGCCGAGCATCCTCGACTACCAGAACCCCGAGCAGGAGCTGAACTGGCAGCTGTCGGATCTCGATGACCTCAACACCTCGAACCCCGCGGTGACGGCGGCCCTCAAGGACAGCTACAACTTCTGGATCCGCGAGGCGGGGGTGGACGGCTTCCGCGTGGACACCGTCTTCTATGTGCCCCCGGACCTCTTCAAGGACTTCCTCTTCTCGAAGGACCCCGCGCACCCCGGCGTGCTGGAAACGGCCCGGGGCCTGGGCAAGGAGGGCTTCCTGGCCTTCGGCGAGGGCTTCGCCAGCGACAAGCCCTTCGAGGACACGCTGTCGCGCAAGGTGGCCTCGTACATGGACGACCCGGTGACGGGCGAGGCGCTGCTGCCGGGCATGCTCCAGTTTCCGCTGTACCGCACCGCGGGGGATGTCTTCGCCCGGGGGCACCCCACCTCGGAGCTGGCGCACCGCCTGATGAACGCCCGGGAGGTGTTCTCCCGGCCGCACCTGATGCCCACGTTCCTGGACAACCACGACGTGGACCGCTTCCGGGCGGGGGGCTCGGAGGCGGCCCTCCGGCAGGCGCTCGTCTTCATGATGACGGTGCCGGGCATCCCGGTCATTTATTACGGCACCGAGCAGGACTTCACCGGCCGCCGGAGCGCCATGTTCCAGGCGGGCTTCGAGTCAGGCGGCCGGGACCGCTTCGACACCACCGCCCCGCTCTACACGTTCATCCAGGAGCTGACCGCCCTGCGCAAGGCGCACGCCGTCTTCCGCCGGGGCGAGCCCACGGTGCTGCGGCAGAACGGCGTCCGCGGCGGCGTGTTCGCCTACAAGATGGAAGGGGAGGGGGACGTGGCCTTCGTCCTCTTCAACACCTCGGACGAGGAGACGCTGCTCGACAACCTGGAGACGGGCCTGCCCGAGGGCTCCAGGCTGGCGCTGCTGGCGAGCGTGAACGGTGGCACGGAGGCCACGGTGGGCTCCCAGGGCCGCCTGTCCTTGAAGCTGCCCGCGCGCGCGGTGCGTGTCTTCCGCCCCAGCGGCCAGGGGACGCCCGTGCCCCCGGCGAGCGCCCGCATCACCTTGAACACCGCCAGCGGCGGCACGGTGTCCCAGGACTTCGAGCTGTCCGGCACGGCGGTGGGCCTGTCCTCGCTCCGGGTGGTGGTGGACGGGGCGCTGGGCTCCGCGAGCGAGGTGACGGTGGGGCCGGATGGCACCTGGCGCACCCTCATCCGCGTGGCCAGCATGGTGGACCCCACCGTCGAGCACTCCCTGGTGGCGTGGTCCGAGGCCGCCGGGGTGCTCTCCGAGACGCTCACCTTCCGGGTGTCCCGCACCTTCGCGCCGCTGCTGACCCACGAGGATCCCGCCAACGATGACACCGGCCCCGAGGGCCGCTACCGCTACCCGTCCGATCTCTCCTGGGGCAGCAACCACCAGGGCGACTTCCGGCGGGTGACGCTGCTGGGCTCGGGCACCGTCCTGAAGCTCGCCTTCCAGATGCCGCGCATCACCACGGAGTGGAACCCGCAGAACGGGTTCGACCATGTGGCCTTCACCGTCTTCATCGATGTGCCCGGCCGCGAGGGCCTCACGGTGATGCCGCAGCAGAACAGCACGCTGCCCGCGGGGATGAACTGGGACTACCGGCTCCGCGCCCACGGCTGGTCCAACGCGCTCTTCTCCACGGACGGGGCCTCGGCCACGAGCGAGGGCTCCCCCGTGTCCCCGGCCGCCACCCTGGAGGTGGACGCGGCCTCGGGCACCGTCTTCTTCACCCTGCCGGGCGAGCTGTTCGCGGGGCAGAGCAGCCTGAGCGGCGTGAAGGTGTACGCCACCACCTGGGACTATGACGGGGGCTACCGGCCGCTCGTGCCGGGCACCGAGCAGTGGAAGTTCGGGGGCGGAGATGGCGCCGTGGATCCGATCGTGCTGGACAGCACGCCCGTGCTGACGGTGCCCTGA
- a CDS encoding serine/threonine-protein kinase has product MNTTLPVLEPDPASLPIGTKVGPWRVTGWRGRGTSGTVYRVQREGEAGLYALKLALHVGDERFEREASLLRRIRSAYVPVLHGQGLWQHRRGVFPYLVMQWVEGVPLYEWTASHQASSRQALRVLARVAQALEATHEAGGVHRDVKGDNILVQGPDGHPYLMDFGAGDFRGAATLTWQVLPPGTSAYRSPEAWAFQELFWRHPTARYAASACDDLFALGITAYRMVTGEYPPPTEPEEAGAEVWAQEGPGPRPPSALNPRVSPELDALVLQLCAVSAMERFKGSAREAALALAEAAQRAGPGADQALEVRASEVPGWAKREEGRAWEVHRAAPVPPPAETGKGPPRRRWPSALEGLGAASLGVAVAGGLLVLVLQAGGLRAEEGGREAWDGDSRDGGVTAMGDSAAVMPVAFTAPMESTRLSPGFGLPIPERPFVGQRKPPCNRNGEVEIRGGCWYALRDANQPCKEDAYDWKGACYLPSFPAQRSPTSEHP; this is encoded by the coding sequence ATGAACACGACGCTGCCGGTGCTGGAGCCGGATCCCGCCTCGCTGCCCATCGGGACGAAGGTGGGCCCCTGGCGGGTGACGGGCTGGAGGGGCCGAGGCACCTCCGGCACGGTGTACCGGGTGCAGCGCGAGGGCGAGGCGGGGCTGTACGCGCTGAAGCTGGCGCTGCACGTGGGGGATGAGCGCTTCGAGCGCGAGGCGTCGCTCCTGCGGCGCATCCGCTCGGCCTACGTGCCGGTGCTCCACGGGCAGGGGCTGTGGCAGCACCGCCGCGGGGTGTTCCCCTACCTGGTGATGCAGTGGGTGGAGGGGGTGCCGCTCTACGAGTGGACCGCGAGCCACCAGGCCTCCTCCCGGCAGGCCCTGCGCGTGCTGGCGCGGGTGGCCCAGGCGCTGGAGGCCACGCACGAGGCGGGCGGCGTGCACCGGGACGTGAAGGGCGACAACATCCTGGTGCAGGGCCCGGACGGCCACCCGTACCTGATGGACTTCGGGGCGGGGGACTTCCGGGGCGCGGCGACGCTGACCTGGCAGGTGCTGCCGCCGGGAACCTCCGCCTACCGCAGCCCGGAGGCCTGGGCCTTCCAGGAGCTGTTCTGGCGCCACCCCACCGCCCGGTACGCGGCCAGTGCCTGCGATGACCTGTTCGCGCTGGGCATCACCGCCTACCGCATGGTGACGGGCGAGTACCCGCCGCCCACCGAGCCGGAGGAGGCGGGCGCGGAGGTGTGGGCGCAGGAGGGCCCCGGCCCCCGGCCCCCGAGCGCGCTCAACCCCCGGGTGAGCCCGGAGCTGGACGCGCTGGTGCTGCAGCTGTGCGCGGTGTCGGCGATGGAGCGCTTCAAGGGCAGCGCGCGCGAGGCGGCGCTGGCGTTGGCGGAGGCGGCGCAGCGGGCGGGGCCCGGCGCGGACCAGGCGCTGGAGGTGCGGGCCTCGGAGGTGCCCGGGTGGGCGAAGCGGGAGGAGGGCCGGGCGTGGGAGGTCCACCGCGCCGCCCCCGTGCCGCCGCCGGCCGAGACCGGCAAGGGCCCTCCGCGGCGCAGGTGGCCCTCCGCGTTGGAGGGGCTGGGGGCGGCCAGCCTGGGGGTGGCGGTGGCGGGGGGGCTGCTCGTGCTGGTGCTCCAGGCGGGGGGGCTCCGGGCCGAGGAGGGGGGGCGGGAGGCGTGGGATGGGGACAGCCGGGATGGGGGGGTGACGGCGATGGGGGACAGCGCGGCGGTGATGCCAGTGGCCTTCACCGCGCCCATGGAGAGCACCCGCCTGAGCCCGGGGTTCGGGCTGCCGATCCCCGAGCGCCCCTTCGTGGGACAGCGCAAGCCGCCGTGCAACCGCAACGGCGAGGTCGAGATCCGGGGCGGGTGTTGGTACGCCCTGCGAGACGCCAACCAGCCCTGTAAAGAAGATGCTTATGACTGGAAGGGCGCCTGTTACCTGCCGTCCTTTCCGGCCCAGCGGTCTCCCACGTCCGAGCATCCCTAA
- a CDS encoding efflux RND transporter permease subunit, whose product MSDKRLSERFETAIGALAARNHRKPWQALLLAGVLVAVGSFFTGKLTLNADLTALLPRSFSSVQDLEKLRKRFGGQGNVVVAGLGAEPEALKRFADDMAPQLAQLAEVRYVNYQRPRPFFEEHALYYVDVPDLKTIQERIDARILWEKQQANPLFVRLDEEPAPSLDFSDIEQKYTGGASQRFAGTGSGQGSAAGELYYLDPEERMVVLLLKPKGSSADLNYAKKVVGQVEAFLAQQDLSKYGPGFTTAITGNYKKKIDQQKVITGDLGRASGIALVLLVLYLAFHFRSAWSVAFTMAPVVASLSWTYGFVGAVYGQVNLLTGFLGAVLGGLGVEHGIHLLGRYATLRSEGQESLAAVRESFRHTGFSALIAAVVAALTFLSLSISEFIAFREFGVIAAIGMVLSIVSYVLILPAMLGLASRMGWTPGVHEASAGPLAVLARWLPQHYRAVSIAVGVSMVALISQAWRVSFNYDSTKLDDVSLPSVRLDRRMDKILGYSQSPVVVLTDTQAQELEVVRELQARKEKQGKDSTIDFVGSVADLVPGQQQEKQVILQAIHRKLEGLDLNRLSDTVRPDVERALKMSAAQPFARETLPEAVRRQFEGMSGDAGGVVLVYAAVNLADGAGTRRFAKEVRGLQLPDGSNVSATGESLILADILDMVAHDGPEILAAAVLSVLVAMWITLGRLRTALICMMPTLVSVAGLVGLMAILDLQFNYLNLVVLPVLVGTTVDAGVHLVQRLGEPDSDFISVYAETGRAITGGLLTSAIGFLALILARHPGLNSIGTLANLGFGVNILIVLVGFPAFLLLVERWRRKHHVVEEGVPPAEEGAAGHQ is encoded by the coding sequence ATGAGTGACAAGCGGTTGAGTGAGCGGTTCGAGACGGCCATCGGCGCCCTCGCCGCACGGAACCACCGCAAGCCCTGGCAGGCCCTGCTGCTGGCCGGGGTGTTGGTGGCAGTGGGTTCCTTCTTCACGGGCAAGCTGACGCTCAACGCGGACCTGACGGCGCTCCTGCCCCGCTCCTTCTCCAGCGTCCAGGACCTGGAGAAGCTGCGCAAGCGCTTTGGCGGCCAGGGCAACGTGGTGGTGGCGGGGCTGGGCGCGGAGCCCGAGGCGCTCAAGCGCTTCGCCGATGACATGGCGCCCCAGCTCGCCCAGCTCGCCGAGGTCCGCTACGTCAACTACCAGCGGCCCCGCCCCTTCTTCGAGGAGCACGCGCTCTATTACGTGGATGTGCCGGACCTGAAGACGATTCAGGAGCGCATCGACGCGCGCATCCTCTGGGAGAAGCAGCAGGCCAACCCGCTCTTCGTGCGGCTAGACGAGGAGCCCGCGCCCTCGCTGGACTTCTCCGACATCGAGCAGAAGTACACGGGCGGCGCCAGCCAGCGCTTCGCGGGCACGGGCTCGGGGCAGGGCTCGGCGGCGGGGGAGCTGTACTACCTGGACCCCGAGGAGCGCATGGTGGTGCTGCTGCTCAAGCCCAAGGGCAGCTCGGCGGACCTGAACTACGCGAAGAAGGTGGTGGGCCAGGTGGAGGCGTTCCTCGCCCAGCAGGACCTGTCCAAGTACGGGCCCGGCTTCACCACGGCCATCACCGGCAACTACAAGAAGAAGATCGACCAGCAGAAGGTCATCACGGGTGACCTGGGGCGCGCCTCGGGCATCGCGCTGGTGCTGCTCGTGCTGTACCTGGCCTTCCACTTCCGCAGCGCGTGGAGCGTGGCCTTCACGATGGCGCCCGTGGTGGCGAGCCTCTCGTGGACGTACGGCTTCGTGGGCGCGGTGTACGGGCAGGTGAACCTGCTCACGGGGTTCCTGGGCGCGGTGCTGGGCGGCCTGGGCGTGGAGCACGGCATCCACCTGCTGGGGCGCTATGCCACGCTGCGCTCGGAGGGGCAGGAGTCGCTGGCCGCGGTGCGCGAGTCGTTCCGCCACACGGGTTTCTCGGCGCTCATCGCCGCGGTGGTGGCGGCGCTCACGTTCCTGAGCCTGTCCATCTCCGAGTTCATCGCCTTCCGCGAGTTCGGCGTCATCGCGGCGATCGGCATGGTGCTGAGCATCGTGTCGTACGTGCTCATCCTGCCGGCGATGCTGGGGCTGGCCTCGCGCATGGGGTGGACGCCGGGCGTGCACGAGGCGTCCGCGGGGCCCCTGGCCGTGCTGGCTCGCTGGCTGCCGCAGCACTACCGCGCGGTGTCCATCGCCGTGGGCGTGAGCATGGTGGCGCTCATCAGCCAGGCGTGGCGGGTGAGCTTCAACTACGACTCGACGAAGCTCGATGACGTGTCCTTGCCGTCGGTGCGGCTGGACCGGCGCATGGACAAGATCCTCGGCTACTCGCAGTCCCCGGTGGTGGTGCTCACCGACACCCAGGCGCAGGAGCTGGAGGTGGTGCGCGAGCTCCAGGCGCGCAAGGAGAAGCAGGGCAAGGACTCCACCATCGACTTCGTGGGCTCGGTGGCGGACCTGGTGCCCGGGCAGCAGCAGGAGAAGCAGGTGATTCTCCAGGCCATTCACCGGAAGCTGGAGGGGCTGGACCTGAACCGGCTGTCGGACACCGTGCGGCCCGACGTGGAGCGCGCGCTGAAGATGTCGGCCGCCCAGCCCTTCGCGCGCGAGACGCTGCCCGAGGCGGTGCGCCGGCAGTTCGAGGGCATGAGCGGGGACGCGGGCGGCGTGGTACTGGTGTACGCGGCGGTGAACCTGGCGGACGGCGCGGGCACGCGGCGCTTCGCCAAGGAAGTCCGGGGGCTGCAACTGCCGGATGGCTCCAACGTCTCGGCCACGGGCGAGTCGCTCATCCTGGCGGACATCCTGGACATGGTGGCCCATGACGGGCCGGAGATTCTCGCCGCCGCGGTGCTCTCGGTGCTCGTGGCGATGTGGATCACCCTGGGGCGGCTGCGCACGGCGCTCATCTGCATGATGCCCACGCTGGTGTCCGTGGCGGGGCTCGTGGGGCTGATGGCCATCCTGGACCTGCAGTTCAACTACCTGAACCTGGTGGTGCTGCCGGTGCTGGTGGGCACCACGGTGGACGCGGGGGTGCACCTGGTGCAGCGCCTGGGCGAGCCGGACAGCGACTTCATCAGCGTGTACGCGGAGACGGGCCGCGCCATCACCGGCGGCCTGCTGACGAGCGCCATCGGCTTCTTGGCGCTCATCCTGGCGCGGCACCCGGGGCTCAACTCCATTGGCACCCTGGCCAACCTGGGCTTCGGGGTGAACATCCTCATCGTGCTGGTGGGCTTCCCGGCCTTCCTGCTGCTGGTGGAGCGCTGGCGGCGCAAGCACCACGTGGTGGAGGAGGGCGTGCCCCCGGCCGAGGAGGGCGCCGCGGGCCACCAGTAG
- a CDS encoding alkaline phosphatase family protein translates to MKKPRRWLRFSLLAGLVLLGVTYMLRPPPPRGRPADPPYLTFFLVDGLSQEVFQRELAAGRLPHIAQLMASGLYVEDGIAAFPSMTGYGFYPFLTGRDAVHSGVLGLRWFRREAQEGNFRNYVGRTNVAMNQDMVSEPRTLFECFPGQHSFSVNSYANRGVVRNEILGWAFSIAKYQEQYGVLRFLAGTPWLGPRFMPDWFAAETQTVELAMKDLAFQPKVQWLTLATPDARQHIAGTDETYVALVRHADALIGRYREESRRLGQEEHRVYAIISDHGVTDVKHNVDLRQALGQAGLSAWRGEATNLSRTRLDEPVSTWQDTDVILAVNGNTMNYVYLRAEGAQGAEAWKTRAAPGTAFQQAPHRGGAAVNVVEVLRQVEGVELVVTRADASGEVRLFSRTGEARISSRDGGLAYACEGEDPLGYARDEATRGLCDGQPRSARAWLQATHTTGFPDAVVRLHRLMSAPDVGDLVVTAAPGYDLAADYELIVGNYRGGHGGLRADQLRVPYILSGPGIPAGQRLPTARAEDVGATLMRLTGCPPPAQPDGEDLMPSVAGPTPP, encoded by the coding sequence ATGAAGAAGCCTCGCCGCTGGCTCCGGTTCAGCTTGCTTGCCGGACTCGTGCTCCTGGGAGTCACCTACATGCTGCGCCCCCCTCCCCCCCGGGGACGTCCCGCGGATCCGCCCTACCTCACCTTCTTCCTGGTGGACGGGCTGTCGCAGGAGGTGTTCCAGCGGGAGCTGGCCGCGGGGCGCCTGCCCCACATCGCCCAGCTGATGGCCTCGGGGCTCTACGTGGAGGACGGCATCGCGGCGTTCCCCAGCATGACGGGCTACGGCTTCTACCCGTTCCTCACCGGCCGCGACGCGGTGCACAGCGGGGTGCTGGGGCTGCGCTGGTTCCGCCGCGAGGCCCAGGAGGGCAACTTCCGCAACTACGTGGGGCGCACCAACGTCGCCATGAACCAGGACATGGTGTCCGAGCCGCGCACGCTCTTCGAGTGCTTCCCCGGCCAGCACTCCTTCTCGGTGAACAGCTACGCCAACCGCGGCGTGGTGCGGAACGAGATTCTCGGCTGGGCCTTCAGCATCGCCAAGTACCAGGAGCAGTACGGGGTGCTGCGCTTCCTGGCGGGCACGCCCTGGCTGGGCCCCCGCTTCATGCCGGACTGGTTCGCCGCCGAGACGCAGACGGTGGAGCTGGCCATGAAGGACCTGGCCTTCCAGCCCAAGGTGCAGTGGCTCACCCTGGCCACGCCGGATGCGCGCCAGCACATCGCCGGCACGGACGAGACGTACGTGGCGCTGGTGCGGCACGCGGACGCGCTCATCGGCCGCTACCGCGAGGAGAGCCGGCGCCTGGGCCAGGAGGAGCACCGCGTCTACGCCATCATCTCCGACCACGGCGTCACCGACGTGAAGCACAACGTGGACCTGCGCCAGGCCCTGGGCCAGGCGGGGCTGAGCGCCTGGCGCGGCGAGGCCACTAACCTGAGCCGCACGCGGCTCGATGAGCCCGTCTCCACCTGGCAGGACACCGACGTCATCCTCGCGGTGAACGGCAACACGATGAACTACGTGTACCTGCGCGCCGAGGGAGCCCAAGGCGCGGAGGCGTGGAAGACCCGCGCCGCGCCGGGCACGGCCTTCCAGCAGGCCCCGCACCGGGGCGGCGCCGCCGTGAACGTGGTGGAGGTGCTGCGCCAGGTGGAGGGCGTGGAGCTGGTGGTGACGCGCGCGGACGCCTCGGGCGAGGTGCGCCTCTTCTCCCGCACGGGCGAGGCCCGCATCAGCTCGCGCGACGGCGGGCTGGCCTATGCCTGCGAGGGCGAGGATCCGCTGGGCTACGCCCGGGACGAGGCCACCCGGGGGCTGTGTGACGGGCAGCCGCGCAGCGCGCGCGCCTGGCTCCAGGCCACGCACACCACGGGCTTCCCGGACGCGGTGGTGCGGCTGCACCGGCTGATGAGCGCCCCGGACGTGGGCGACCTGGTGGTGACGGCGGCCCCCGGCTACGACCTGGCCGCGGACTACGAGCTCATCGTGGGCAACTACCGCGGGGGCCACGGCGGCCTGCGCGCGGATCAGCTCCGCGTCCCGTACATCCTCTCGGGCCCGGGCATCCCGGCCGGCCAGCGCCTGCCCACCGCGCGGGCGGAGGACGTCGGCGCCACGCTGATGCGCCTCACGGGGTGCCCGCCCCCGGCCCAGCCGGACGGCGAGGACCTGATGCCCAGCGTGGCGGGTCCAACGCCTCCCTGA